The DNA window TGTTCTGCTAATTCATCTAATTCTATCCCCACTAGAAGGGCATGTTGCATTTCACGTTTACGTAAAACGCTTTCAACTGATTCAAGGCAATGTTCGATTTTCAATCCTTCGTTATAAGGCAATTGCATATCCAAGACGATTTTGGCTATGTCTTCATTTGTTACTCCTCTTCGTTCTAGTGCTTCGTGTGTCGCTTTAATAACGTCGTCCGAGTGAACTTGAAACTTTGCACCCTCCATATCAAAAACCCCTTTCAATAAAATAATCGCTGTGCTCTTGTCATTATACCTTGAACATTCATTATGGTACAATTTTCTTATAGAATCATAAAGGAGGCACGTACATGACTACTGGCAAGGTAGAAGATTTATCCATCTATAGCAAGGAACTTCAAGAAGATATGCAATTGCTCGTCTATCTTCCATCGAATTTTTCACCCTTGTATAAATACACGCTCGTCATTGCATCTGATGGCAAAGACTATTTTCAATTAGGACGAATTCCTCGAGTAGTTGACGAGTTATTAGAAAATCGAGAAATCGAAAACATCATCGTTGTCGGTGTTCCATACAAAAGTGTAGAAGACCGAAATAAAAAATACGAGCCTACTGGTGAACAACACAGCGCTTATCTACGGTTTCTAGCACATGAACTGGTGCCTTTCCTTGACGAAAAGTATCCGACTTATCAAGTAGGTATGGGACGTGCGTTAATCGGAGATTCCTTAGCGGCAACGGCATCATTAATGGCTGCTTTAAAATACCCAAACATTTTCGGTCGTGTGATTCTTCAATCACCAAAAGTTGGCGAAGACATGCTGACCGCAGTAGAAGCTTTTAAATCCGCCAATTCTTTTACGGTTTATCACGTTATCGGAAAAGAAGAAACAGCTGTAAAACTAGGGTCTGGCGAGACCGCAGATTTTCTCGAACCAAATCGCCAATTAAATAATTTAATGAAAAATAAAGGGTTTTCGGTCTTTTATGAAGAATTTGAAGGAGACCACACTTGGAAGCATTGGCAGCCCGATTTGAGACGTGCACTTATTCAGAACTTTGGCATGTAGAAGCTAAAATTGCTCCAAGGCACAAAAATGGTTATTACAGACAAGGAGGTCGTTTAGATGAAATATGGAGTAGCAGCATTTCCATCAAAAAAATTACAAGACATCGCAAACTCGTACCGTAAACGTTATGACCCGCATTATGAATTGATTACCCCTCATATGACATTAAAAGAACCATTTGAGGTGGATGCATCGGACGTTAAGGATATGGCAGCAGAAATGCAAAACATTGCAAAGCGCCACAAGCCTTTTAAATTACATGCGACACGTGTCAGTACATTTTCACCGGTCACTACTACCTTGTACTTTAAGGTAGAACCGAACGAAGATATTGTTTCTTTACACGAAGACTTGCATTCTGACTTTTTCGGCGGGATGCCAAAGCACTCTTTCGTGCCACATATTACAATTGGACAAAAATTGTCTGACACGGAGCACGCAGATGTTTATGGTCAATTGAAAATGGCTGGCATCGATCATGAAGAAGTTATTGACCGGATGCATTTACTTTACCAATTGGAAGATGGTTCATGGACAGTATACGAGACATTCCGTTTAACGGGAGATGATCAGTAAGTGTTTAAAGTGAAAATAGCTGAAAGCCAGTTGGAAAAAGAACAAGCTTTTGATGTTCGTAGAAAAGTATTCGTAGAAGAGCAGCGTGTTCCTATTCATATTGAAATGGATGAACACGATGACGATGCGATTCACTTTGTTGCTTATCAACTTGAACAACCAATTGCTGCCGGTCGTATTCGCGAAGTAGAGGTCGGTTTAGGCAAAGTAGAACGAGTATGTGTTCTTCCTGAATACCGCGGACAACATATTGGTGTCCTGATAATGAATGGTATGGAAGACTATGCTCAATCTAATGGCATTTTTAGGCTAAAATTAAATGCGCAGACCCATGCTCTTGCCTTTTATGAAAAGCTTGGTTATGAAGTTACATCGGAAGAATTTATGGATGCAGATATTCCCCATAAATCGATGGAAAAAGCCATTACAGTAGAGTAAAACAAAAACAGATCAGCCGATGTAAATTGGCTGATCTGTTTTTTTCATTTTTATAAAACGTGGTATCCGCTATCAACGTGAATTGTTTCTCCTGTGATTCCGCGAGACATATCACTAAATAGGAATGCTGCTGTATCGCCAACTTCTTCTGGTGTTGTGTTGCGACGCAATGGCGCTTTTTCTTCAATTTCACGTAAAATCGAGTTGAAATCACTAACACCTTTTGAAGACAACGTGCGAATTGGACCTGAAGAAATCGCATTCACACGAATATTGTGCTTGCCAAGGTCTGCTGCTAAATAACGCACCGACATTTCAAGAGATGCTTTTGCAACACCCATAACGTTGTAGTTTGGCATTACACGTTCGCCACCAATGTAAGTTAGTGCAACAATACTGCCGCCTTCTGCCATCAATGGTTTTGCATTTTTCGCAATGTTTGTTAGCGAGTATGCACTAATATTATGCGCCAACAAAAAGCCGTCTCGTGATGTATCTGAAAAATCGCCTGCTAATTCTTCGCCTTTTGCAAAAGCGATACAGTGTGCAAGTCCGTGAATCGTTCCTACTTGTTCTTTAATCGTCGTAAAGCATGTAGCGACTGCTTCATCGTTTGTTACGTCACACGGCAAAATCAGTTCATGGTTGCCATCTAATGTCGCAACTAAATCTCGCACCGACTTTTCAAAACGTTCACCTGCGTATGTAAAAATCAAATTAGCTCCCGATTGATCTAGCGAACGTGCGATTCCCCAAGCAATGCTACGTTTGTTTGCTACTCCCATAATGACAAAAGTCTTTCCTTTTAATGATATTGACATGTCCATTCCTCCTGCATACATAATTATTACCTGGTACTAATAATACCTCATAAAAAAGAAAAGTGCAATTTGCACTTTTCTAAAGTCGACTTAAAAATGTCGTAGCTAAACCTAAATAAATTAAAATTGAAATAATATCATTTAACGTTGTAATAAAAGGTCCTGAAGCAACAGCAGGGTCAATTTTCATCCGGTGAATTAATAATGGGATAAACGAACCCGCTAATGTCGCAACAAAAATAGAACTCATCACAGCTGTCCCAACGAGCATTCCGATAAGCAATTCACCTTTCCAAAAGTAAACCAAGCCTACAACAACAATTCCACAAACTACTCCCGTAATAAGACCCGTACCCGCTTCACGTAATAATAATTTCATTTTACTTTCTTCTTCAATATCTCCTGTCGCAATTCCTCGAACTGCTACAGCTAGAGCTTGCGTTCCACTATTACCCGCCATACCCGCAATAAGTGGGATAAACACAGCAAGTAACGCAACTTGATCTAAAGTTGCTTCAAACATGCCCATCAAGTTAGCCGTTAACATTCCTAAAAACGTCAGCAAAATTAACCACGGCAATCGTTTTTTAGCAGCTGTTAATGAACTTTTATCAAATGTATCCATATCAGATACGGCTGCGAGCTTCGAGTAATCATCTGAAGCTTCTTCTTCTAATACATCGATGATATCATCGACTGTAATAATCCCTAGCAAATGCTGTTGAAAATCAACAACCGGTAAAGCTAGGAAATCATAATCTTTAATCATACGAGCAACTTCTTCTTGGTCTTCACTAACCGAGACACTAACCACGCGCTCGTTCATGATGGCACTAATCAATGTGTCTTCTTCTGCAAGAATTAAATCTCTCAATGTAACAATACCTGAAAGTTTCTTTTCATCATCAACAACAAATACATAATAAATCGTTTCAGCATTTGGTGCAGCGTTACGAAGAATATTCATCGCCGAACGAACTGTTGAATTTTTAGGAATCGCAACAAATTCAGTGGTCATGATTGACCCGGCTGTATATTCCTCGTAATGAAGCAAGTCTTTAATTTGCTGAGCTGATTCTTTGTCCATAATGGTTAAATAGCTTGCAACTTGTTCTTTAGTTAATTCGTTTAAAACGTCAACCGCGTCATCTGTATACATATACGACAGTAAATCTGCAGCATAACGAGCATCCATTTCGCGGAATAAATCTTCGTAGTCGTCATCGTCTAATTCAATTGCTTCAAATAAATCTGCCATCTCTTTAGGAGAGAGATACTGATACAGCAATTGCCTTGTTTCGGAATCAGCCTTTTCATAAAAACTTGCTTGGTCGTATGGATGGTGTGATAGGAATTCTTCACGGAAATCTTTGACGTCTCCGCGTATAAGCATTTCAGCAAATAAAGCTTCGTTTAACTCTTCGTCCCGTACTACTTTTTCGTCCATCATGTATACTCCCTCCTTTCGAAGTTCTTCTAGGCTTGCTATAGTAGTCTATACGTTACACGATGGTTATGTATAGTAAATTTTTAAACAAAGAGGTGTGTAAGATGAAATTTGATATTATTGGAGATATTCATGGGTGTTATCAAGAGTTACTGCTACTCATCGAAAAATTAGGTTACCAAAAAAATGGACCGATTTTCGTTCATCCTGATAATAGGAACCTGGCTTTTGTTGGTGATGCAACAGACCGCGGTCCGGAATCATTAAATGTATTGCGCTTATTATTCGCATTACAAGACGAAGGCATTCTCTATTATTCTCCAGGAAATCATTGCAATAAACTTTACCGTTTTTTTAAAGGACATCAGGTTCAATTAGCTCACGGGCTAGAAATGACTGTAGCTGAATGGGAACAATTGCCTCAGGTGGAAAAACAGCAATTCAAAAAGCGCTACATCCAATTTTATGAGCAACTCCCGCATTACCAGCAGTTTGATAATGATTTAATCATTGCTCATGCTGGCCTAAAAGCCGAAATGATTGGACAACCACTGAGTAAAGGCATTGCCGTATTTGTACTATACGGCGATACTACAGGGAAATTCCACGCTAACGGTCGACCTGTCCGGCGCAATTGGGCTAAGTCTTATAAAGGGAACAAATGGGTTGTGTATGGCCATACACCAACTCCAGAGCCTTATATTATTAACAATACGGTTAATATCGATACCGGTTGTGTTTTTGGTGGTGCACTCAGCGCATTTCGTTTTCCCGAAAAAAACATCGTTTCTGTATCTTCTTTGCAACCCTATCAGCCTGATCGCTTTTATATTTACGATTAAACTAAAGATTGCATATCATCATTTAATGCTGAATGAAAAATAAGCGGTCTTCCTGAAACCGGATGAATCAACTCGAGTTCTGTGCAATGTAAAGCTTGACGATTCACCAAATCCCGTTTGCCGCCGTACAAATCGTCACCAACTAAAGGATGACCAATATGAGCTAAATGAACCCGTATCTGATGTGTCCTGCCCGTATTCAATTGCAATGATACGTGCGCGTATGCTTTAAGATTCTGAAGTACACGCACGTGCGTTTCTGCAAACTGTCCATCATCACGTACTTCTCGCTCGATAATGCTGTTGCTTTTCCGTCCGATCGGAGCCGTTATCGTAAATTCGGGTTTGTCGATTTGGCCATGAACTAGTGCTTCATACCGTCGTTTCATCTTTTTTTCTTGCTGTTGTTGAGAAATCATATGATGAATATGGCGGTTTTTTGCAATGCAAACAAGTCCCGAAGTATCTCGGTCAAGTCGAGTTGCAATATGCAAAGTAGAAGGAATTCCATTGTCATTAAAATGTTTTGCGACAATATTCGCTAAGCTGCCAAAAGGATGCTCGCGAGACGGAATGGTGTTTTGTAGCGGTGGCTTTTCCACTATGAGCAACACTTCATCCTCGTACACAATTTCTAAATGCCCATCTTCTGCAAGTAAGCCCTTGCCATGTTCCTCGTTCGGAAAAATAACGGTTACAGCATCGCCTTTTTCTAGGATATGCCTAACCGTCACTTCTTGATCATTAACTAAAATCTGACCACCGCCATATTTAACAGAGGCTAGCGTCCGTTTTGAAATACCCCAAGCTCCTAACGCTTCGCGCAGCATGCCTGGATATTCAGCGGTGTATGTTAATTGAAAAGGCTTCATCTTATTCACTCTGAGAGCTCACTGTCGATAAAGGAATCATGAA is part of the Planococcus sp. PAMC 21323 genome and encodes:
- the fabI gene encoding enoyl-ACP reductase FabI; translated protein: MSISLKGKTFVIMGVANKRSIAWGIARSLDQSGANLIFTYAGERFEKSVRDLVATLDGNHELILPCDVTNDEAVATCFTTIKEQVGTIHGLAHCIAFAKGEELAGDFSDTSRDGFLLAHNISAYSLTNIAKNAKPLMAEGGSIVALTYIGGERVMPNYNVMGVAKASLEMSVRYLAADLGKHNIRVNAISSGPIRTLSSKGVSDFNSILREIEEKAPLRRNTTPEEVGDTAAFLFSDMSRGITGETIHVDSGYHVL
- a CDS encoding YjcG family protein, whose amino-acid sequence is MKYGVAAFPSKKLQDIANSYRKRYDPHYELITPHMTLKEPFEVDASDVKDMAAEMQNIAKRHKPFKLHATRVSTFSPVTTTLYFKVEPNEDIVSLHEDLHSDFFGGMPKHSFVPHITIGQKLSDTEHADVYGQLKMAGIDHEEVIDRMHLLYQLEDGSWTVYETFRLTGDDQ
- the mgtE gene encoding magnesium transporter, yielding MMDEKVVRDEELNEALFAEMLIRGDVKDFREEFLSHHPYDQASFYEKADSETRQLLYQYLSPKEMADLFEAIELDDDDYEDLFREMDARYAADLLSYMYTDDAVDVLNELTKEQVASYLTIMDKESAQQIKDLLHYEEYTAGSIMTTEFVAIPKNSTVRSAMNILRNAAPNAETIYYVFVVDDEKKLSGIVTLRDLILAEEDTLISAIMNERVVSVSVSEDQEEVARMIKDYDFLALPVVDFQQHLLGIITVDDIIDVLEEEASDDYSKLAAVSDMDTFDKSSLTAAKKRLPWLILLTFLGMLTANLMGMFEATLDQVALLAVFIPLIAGMAGNSGTQALAVAVRGIATGDIEEESKMKLLLREAGTGLITGVVCGIVVVGLVYFWKGELLIGMLVGTAVMSSIFVATLAGSFIPLLIHRMKIDPAVASGPFITTLNDIISILIYLGLATTFLSRL
- the prpE gene encoding bis(5'-nucleosyl)-tetraphosphatase PrpE codes for the protein MKFDIIGDIHGCYQELLLLIEKLGYQKNGPIFVHPDNRNLAFVGDATDRGPESLNVLRLLFALQDEGILYYSPGNHCNKLYRFFKGHQVQLAHGLEMTVAEWEQLPQVEKQQFKKRYIQFYEQLPHYQQFDNDLIIAHAGLKAEMIGQPLSKGIAVFVLYGDTTGKFHANGRPVRRNWAKSYKGNKWVVYGHTPTPEPYIINNTVNIDTGCVFGGALSAFRFPEKNIVSVSSLQPYQPDRFYIYD
- a CDS encoding RluA family pseudouridine synthase, coding for MKPFQLTYTAEYPGMLREALGAWGISKRTLASVKYGGGQILVNDQEVTVRHILEKGDAVTVIFPNEEHGKGLLAEDGHLEIVYEDEVLLIVEKPPLQNTIPSREHPFGSLANIVAKHFNDNGIPSTLHIATRLDRDTSGLVCIAKNRHIHHMISQQQQEKKMKRRYEALVHGQIDKPEFTITAPIGRKSNSIIEREVRDDGQFAETHVRVLQNLKAYAHVSLQLNTGRTHQIRVHLAHIGHPLVGDDLYGGKRDLVNRQALHCTELELIHPVSGRPLIFHSALNDDMQSLV
- a CDS encoding GNAT family N-acetyltransferase, which produces MFKVKIAESQLEKEQAFDVRRKVFVEEQRVPIHIEMDEHDDDAIHFVAYQLEQPIAAGRIREVEVGLGKVERVCVLPEYRGQHIGVLIMNGMEDYAQSNGIFRLKLNAQTHALAFYEKLGYEVTSEEFMDADIPHKSMEKAITVE
- a CDS encoding alpha/beta hydrolase; the encoded protein is MTTGKVEDLSIYSKELQEDMQLLVYLPSNFSPLYKYTLVIASDGKDYFQLGRIPRVVDELLENREIENIIVVGVPYKSVEDRNKKYEPTGEQHSAYLRFLAHELVPFLDEKYPTYQVGMGRALIGDSLAATASLMAALKYPNIFGRVILQSPKVGEDMLTAVEAFKSANSFTVYHVIGKEETAVKLGSGETADFLEPNRQLNNLMKNKGFSVFYEEFEGDHTWKHWQPDLRRALIQNFGM